A window of Pectobacterium carotovorum genomic DNA:
AATGCGCTCCAGCGTTCTTTCTACCGCACCCGGACGCTTCATCAGCTTGAGAATTTTCGGGCTGGCGTGCTGGAGCGGGATGTCCAGATAAGGCAGGATTTTGCCTTCCGCCATTAATGGAATGACATCGTCTACATGTGGGTAAGGGTAGACATAGTGCAGGCGCACCCACACGCCCAGCGACGCCAGTTGCTCACACAGGCTGGCCATACTGGTTTTGACCGGTTGACCATTCCAGAATCCCATACGCTGCTTCACATCCGCACCGTACGCTGAGGTATCCTGAGAAATCACCAGCAGCTCTTTTACCCCAGCATCAACCAGACGTTTTGCTTCATCCAACACCGAGCCGATTGGACGGCTGTCCAAATCGCCACGCATAGAAGGGATGATGCAGAACGTACAGCGGTGGTTACAGCCTTCTGAGATTTTCAGATAGGCATAATGGCGCGGCGTGAGTTTGACTCCCTGCTCGGGAACCAGACTGGTAAACGGGTTGTGCGTCGGTTTAGGGACATATTGATGGACGTGTGACAGAACTTGCTCGTAGCTGTGTGGGCCGGTAATTTCCAGAACCTTGGGATGCACTTCGCGTATTTGATTTTCTTTGGCACCCAGACAGCCTGTGACGATGACTTTACCGTTTTCATTCAGCGCTTCGCCAATGGCTTCCAGCGACTCTTGTACGGCGCTGTCAATAAAACCACAGGTATTGACGATCACCAGTTCAGCGTCGTCATAACGTGGGACGACCTGATAACCTTCAGTACGCAGTTCGGTCAGAATCCTCTCGGAGTCGACGAGGTTTTTCGGGCAACCGAGGGAAAC
This region includes:
- the rimO gene encoding 30S ribosomal protein S12 methylthiotransferase RimO yields the protein MQQPRIGFVSLGCPKNLVDSERILTELRTEGYQVVPRYDDAELVIVNTCGFIDSAVQESLEAIGEALNENGKVIVTGCLGAKENQIREVHPKVLEITGPHSYEQVLSHVHQYVPKPTHNPFTSLVPEQGVKLTPRHYAYLKISEGCNHRCTFCIIPSMRGDLDSRPIGSVLDEAKRLVDAGVKELLVISQDTSAYGADVKQRMGFWNGQPVKTSMASLCEQLASLGVWVRLHYVYPYPHVDDVIPLMAEGKILPYLDIPLQHASPKILKLMKRPGAVERTLERIKRWREICPDLTLRSTFIVGFPGETEEDFQMLLDFLKEAKLDRVGCFKFSPVEGAAANELPDQVPEEVKEERFHRFMQLQQAISTQRLQDKIGREVLVLIDEIDEEGAIGRSMADAPEIDGAVYLNGETGVKVGDIVKVKVEHADEYDLWGSRV